A window from Thermosipho africanus Ob7 encodes these proteins:
- a CDS encoding CRISPR-associated CARF protein Csx1 — MITSLENKYSDYFKSKDYKGNLNLHIIPGVGSYKEFRFVGNMNDTYYMTLIQLLNIFSRPEVINSEEIEVIFDISFGINYQSNVLYRTLMDILPILAYFKKVRFKLTNAEPVINTSAEGKNKINVYVVEEKVFEQSISYKKDFAKKTINVFRGLSVNERKEVGKNYIGEFEKRLRNEKNMGLNDIFLNLELYLKSIYYGLPLLYLYTMNRVDFKYVVDKSLEVYNSSIEIRDSDEKLKMVLRKLEFSEGIKYLVLGSIFKIYFENIYGTKYCTEIPYDELKKLSNFIWKIDEFKNQISLVLEKEIKEIESLFDYIEEGEEILFDLEILKSRKNESIEGEEKVENTKKELEPENDELKKQNSKENFSREERNFVAHGSLSKNTFYLKKYNSMVCIRLNEEKICELGKAI, encoded by the coding sequence ATTATTACTAGTCTGGAAAATAAGTATTCTGATTATTTTAAAAGTAAAGATTATAAAGGAAATTTAAATTTACATATTATTCCTGGTGTTGGAAGTTATAAAGAATTTAGATTTGTTGGAAACATGAATGATACATATTATATGACGTTAATTCAGCTTTTGAATATTTTTTCAAGACCAGAAGTAATTAATTCTGAAGAAATTGAAGTGATATTTGATATTAGTTTTGGTATTAATTATCAATCTAATGTTTTATATAGAACGTTAATGGATATTTTACCAATATTGGCGTATTTCAAAAAGGTACGTTTTAAACTTACAAATGCAGAGCCTGTAATTAACACTTCAGCAGAGGGAAAAAATAAAATTAATGTTTATGTTGTTGAAGAAAAAGTATTTGAACAGTCTATATCTTATAAAAAAGATTTTGCTAAAAAAACTATTAATGTTTTTAGAGGTTTGTCTGTTAATGAAAGAAAAGAAGTTGGGAAAAATTATATTGGAGAATTTGAAAAAAGATTAAGAAATGAAAAAAATATGGGTTTGAATGATATTTTTTTAAATTTAGAATTATATTTAAAGTCTATTTATTACGGTCTTCCTCTTTTATATTTATATACAATGAATAGAGTTGATTTTAAATATGTAGTTGATAAATCATTAGAAGTGTATAATTCATCAATTGAAATTAGAGATAGTGATGAAAAATTAAAAATGGTACTTAGGAAGTTAGAATTTTCAGAAGGTATAAAATATTTGGTGCTTGGCAGTATATTTAAGATTTACTTTGAAAATATTTATGGAACAAAATACTGTACTGAAATACCATATGATGAACTAAAGAAATTGTCAAATTTTATATGGAAAATTGATGAGTTTAAAAATCAAATTTCATTGGTTCTTGAAAAAGAGATTAAAGAGATTGAAAGTTTGTTTGATTATATAGAAGAAGGAGAAGAAATACTTTTTGATTTAGAGATTCTCAAATCAAGGAAAAATGAAAGTATAGAAGGCGAAGAAAAGGTTGAAAATACAAAAAAAGAACTAGAACCTGAAAATGATGAATTAAAAAAACAAAATAGTAAAGAAAATTTCTCAAGAGAAGAAAGAAACTTTGTTGCTCATGGTAGTTTATCTAAAAACACTTTTTATTTGAAAAAGTATAATTCAATGGTTTGCATAAGGTTAAATGAAGAAAAAATATGTGAATTAGGAAAAGCAATATAG
- the cas6 gene encoding CRISPR-associated endoribonuclease Cas6: protein MRIYLDLDFEKLELPIHYNHILQSIIINMIDSSGYRKFIHDEGYVLGKRKFKLYTFSRLLGKFQIFGNKIAFFNGARLIISSLDDAMVEYIINYILKKGYINVLGEKIYVKAAVLKSFPSANYLRVSTKSPVVVYSTLFNYENKKETIFYEPDSSKFLSLVYENILKKYTAFYGSISKNNIEIKHVGKNPKRVKVVYKNTVIFGWLTAFDIYGDFELLKVAYDAGIGMKNSMGFGCVELI, encoded by the coding sequence ATGAGAATTTATTTAGATTTAGATTTTGAAAAGTTAGAGCTTCCAATTCATTATAATCATATATTACAGTCTATCATTATAAACATGATAGATTCTAGCGGATATAGAAAATTTATACACGATGAAGGGTATGTTTTGGGAAAAAGAAAATTCAAATTATATACTTTTTCAAGATTGCTTGGGAAATTTCAAATATTTGGTAATAAAATAGCTTTTTTCAATGGTGCAAGGCTTATTATATCTTCGTTAGATGATGCTATGGTCGAATATATTATAAATTATATTTTGAAGAAAGGATATATAAATGTATTAGGTGAAAAAATATATGTTAAAGCTGCTGTTTTAAAGTCCTTTCCTTCTGCAAATTATCTTAGAGTTTCAACAAAATCTCCCGTGGTAGTTTATTCAACTTTGTTTAATTATGAAAATAAAAAAGAAACAATTTTTTATGAACCGGATTCAAGTAAATTTTTATCTCTTGTATATGAAAACATTTTAAAAAAATACACTGCTTTTTATGGAAGCATATCTAAAAATAATATTGAAATAAAACATGTAGGTAAAAATCCAAAAAGAGTAAAGGTAGTTTATAAGAATACGGTAATTTTTGGTTGGCTTACTGCATTTGATATATATGGAGATTTTGAGTTACTAAAGGTTGCTTATGACGCTGGAATAGGAATGAAAAATTCAATGGGATTTGGATGTGTGGAGTTAATTTAG
- the cmr1 gene encoding type III-B CRISPR module RAMP protein Cmr1 has product MKGLETLKFNIEFISPLINRRGKYKDSILLPQTVRGVMRYYFRATAARVFGNNYKKIKELEDIIFGSINNKSFFDVTVTLQKERKIKLSELKALRYPLYGVIFTKKNEIKFNEKISLLDSRSEFLVNFIFFKSFFKRKIKDCNKVDEYFHKFKEFIKDLFVLISLVGGFGAKVKKGFGQFVIRNIERDIKLEDIGTILKNLEEKIKYLDKIFIKENEKNKESITNNSSSISNEAFDFPAFVDGFFYVYKLKKEFYSYENALRNIYFSKKNNFSYLNLKKKLRGSAFKDAIQNFNDKKKVDFNDALLGLPVLFFYGKANYKLNALDDKGNEYRKSSLLTIKLWRERNGKYKVYLIVLLSKIHLKNSKIVLKKIVQTNGSEGKSKKKEFKSSINIDFDYNKLKNTIEKYKELNKII; this is encoded by the coding sequence ATGAAAGGTTTGGAAACTTTAAAATTTAATATTGAATTTATTTCTCCATTGATAAATCGCAGAGGAAAATATAAAGATTCGATTCTTCTGCCACAAACTGTACGTGGAGTAATGAGATATTACTTTAGGGCAACAGCTGCAAGAGTTTTTGGAAATAATTATAAAAAGATCAAAGAATTGGAAGATATTATATTTGGTTCTATTAATAACAAGTCTTTTTTTGATGTAACAGTTACTTTGCAAAAAGAAAGGAAAATAAAATTATCTGAGTTAAAGGCTTTGAGATATCCATTATATGGTGTTATTTTTACTAAAAAAAATGAAATAAAATTCAATGAAAAAATAAGTTTATTAGATTCTAGGAGTGAGTTTTTGGTAAATTTTATATTTTTTAAATCATTTTTCAAAAGAAAAATAAAAGATTGTAATAAAGTAGATGAATATTTTCATAAATTTAAGGAGTTTATCAAGGATTTATTTGTCTTAATTTCATTGGTTGGAGGATTTGGAGCAAAGGTAAAGAAAGGATTTGGACAATTTGTTATAAGAAACATAGAAAGAGATATTAAATTAGAGGACATAGGTACAATATTAAAGAATTTAGAGGAAAAGATAAAATATTTGGATAAAATTTTTATAAAAGAAAACGAGAAAAATAAGGAAAGTATTACGAATAATAGTAGTAGCATAAGTAATGAGGCTTTTGATTTTCCAGCGTTTGTTGATGGATTTTTTTATGTATATAAATTAAAAAAAGAATTTTATTCATACGAAAATGCTCTTAGGAATATATATTTTTCTAAAAAAAATAATTTTTCATATTTAAATTTGAAAAAAAAGTTAAGAGGTTCTGCGTTTAAAGATGCTATACAAAATTTTAATGACAAAAAGAAAGTTGATTTTAATGATGCATTACTTGGATTGCCTGTTTTGTTCTTTTATGGTAAAGCAAACTATAAATTAAATGCTTTAGATGATAAAGGAAATGAATATAGAAAATCATCTTTACTAACAATAAAATTGTGGAGAGAGAGGAATGGGAAATATAAAGTTTATTTAATTGTTTTATTAAGTAAAATACATTTAAAAAATTCAAAAATTGTATTAAAGAAAATAGTACAAACAAATGGCAGTGAAGGTAAATCTAAGAAGAAAGAATTTAAATCCTCAATAAATATAGATTTTGATTACAATAAGTTAAAAAATACAATAGAAAAATATAAAGAATTAAATAAAATAATCTAG
- the cas10 gene encoding type III-B CRISPR-associated protein Cas10/Cmr2 translates to MNEINWKKKVEAFLHDPVNKMANIRGHKNLAKTLLNKVGLEQNNNPRYDYIASAATRILFPQEVTKIKRNSEQIRIEFDESKFFHPFSGNDLSEYHKVKEKIKNIDEENFISKLAKIEDYKKLAYRLWWEIPKISDYSYLILEDTRLTNQSIIDHLDISSAFATADEESNGYLILSVSIGPVQEFIAAGRKIRDLRSGSYLLSYLTFKGIQVIGEKFGFDCIIFPDLRNNYLVKKYLENIDDFFKNNSEKFLMQPEVASLPNVFTAIIPYKEEYIDKNSEENIEILIKSAIKKEIDNISKFIFDLIKNKKLKEYTFSKEIENNPELYWNRQVNIFPDIIVESVMFYIFGDEKLNKENWIFKEWEKFIGSNELEDYYEQLSKLENTYSLSEANMYNYHTKILQAKSFLRKNTRNFKALIEDFETPGDDLSGGLKSLVIYEKGDRKENLSALSVIKREFYRYLKNVGLDEAGEGIRNTRPISYEDSEDEEENNKESIVKEYKLGVLLMDGDQMGKWITGDKIEDNLKSVHPKAKEFLEKQSSDYLDFLKKHKLINPTYQKSISRTLNKFSYFVPHIVREFEGELIYAGGDDVLAIFPANRVLEAANKIRKVYSGIGNVRVEVNKNDGKRDIYEFRNGFCYKDDLPLFNMMGEKATMSAGIVVCNPKLNLSLVLDEVRKAEKEAKNEGRNRFSLRTIRRSGKITNLVFEWEYLSKSKEVFDILDEVEFVYSLFEKNETKKEKSYNSFFRRLKVEYEKLEISKKEFIEQVIPYVLKRIKKIKGIEKVIEVLEKYVQILEENSKNFENNNLEKFIDLLLEYEYIKRKVDKYE, encoded by the coding sequence ATGAATGAAATTAATTGGAAAAAGAAGGTTGAAGCTTTTTTACACGATCCAGTGAATAAAATGGCAAATATTAGAGGACATAAAAACTTAGCTAAAACTTTATTAAATAAAGTCGGCTTGGAACAAAATAATAATCCGAGATATGATTATATTGCTTCTGCTGCAACTAGGATATTGTTTCCTCAAGAAGTAACAAAGATTAAAAGAAATTCTGAGCAAATAAGGATTGAATTTGATGAATCAAAGTTTTTTCATCCGTTTTCTGGAAATGATTTGAGCGAATACCATAAAGTAAAGGAAAAAATTAAAAATATCGATGAAGAAAATTTTATATCTAAATTGGCCAAAATAGAAGATTATAAAAAACTTGCGTATAGGCTTTGGTGGGAAATTCCTAAAATTTCGGATTATTCGTATCTAATATTGGAAGATACAAGGCTTACAAATCAAAGTATTATAGATCACTTAGATATTTCTTCAGCTTTTGCAACAGCAGATGAAGAAAGCAATGGATATTTAATTTTGTCTGTAAGTATAGGTCCAGTACAAGAATTTATTGCAGCTGGAAGAAAGATTAGAGATTTACGGTCAGGAAGTTATCTTCTTTCTTATCTTACATTTAAGGGGATTCAAGTAATAGGTGAAAAGTTTGGATTTGATTGTATTATATTTCCAGATTTGAGAAATAATTATTTAGTAAAAAAATATCTTGAAAATATTGATGACTTTTTTAAAAATAATTCGGAAAAATTTTTAATGCAGCCAGAAGTTGCTTCTTTACCAAACGTTTTTACAGCTATTATTCCATATAAAGAAGAATACATAGATAAAAATAGTGAGGAAAATATAGAAATTTTAATTAAAAGTGCTATAAAAAAGGAAATAGATAATATTTCTAAGTTTATCTTTGATTTGATAAAAAACAAAAAGTTAAAAGAATACACATTTTCAAAAGAGATTGAAAATAATCCAGAATTATACTGGAATAGACAAGTGAATATTTTTCCTGACATTATAGTTGAAAGTGTTATGTTTTATATATTTGGTGATGAGAAGCTTAATAAAGAAAATTGGATATTTAAAGAATGGGAAAAATTTATCGGTTCAAATGAGTTAGAAGATTACTATGAACAGTTGTCAAAATTAGAAAATACATATAGTTTATCTGAAGCAAATATGTACAATTATCATACAAAAATACTTCAAGCAAAAAGTTTTTTGAGAAAAAACACACGAAATTTTAAGGCCTTAATTGAAGATTTTGAAACTCCAGGAGATGATTTATCAGGAGGATTAAAATCTTTAGTTATTTATGAAAAGGGAGATAGAAAAGAAAATCTGTCGGCTTTAAGTGTAATAAAAAGGGAGTTTTATAGATATCTTAAAAATGTAGGTTTAGATGAAGCAGGTGAAGGAATAAGAAATACAAGACCAATAAGCTATGAAGATTCTGAAGATGAGGAAGAAAACAACAAAGAAAGTATAGTGAAAGAATATAAGTTAGGTGTTTTATTAATGGATGGAGATCAAATGGGCAAATGGATAACTGGCGATAAAATAGAGGATAATTTAAAAAGTGTTCATCCAAAAGCAAAAGAATTTCTTGAAAAACAATCAAGTGACTATTTAGATTTTTTAAAGAAACATAAGTTAATAAATCCAACTTATCAAAAATCTATAAGTAGGACTTTAAACAAATTTTCTTACTTTGTACCTCATATTGTTAGAGAATTTGAAGGTGAACTAATTTATGCGGGTGGAGATGATGTGCTTGCGATATTTCCCGCTAATAGAGTTCTAGAAGCTGCAAATAAGATAAGAAAAGTTTATTCTGGAATAGGAAATGTAAGAGTGGAGGTTAATAAAAATGATGGAAAGAGAGATATATATGAATTTAGGAATGGTTTTTGTTATAAAGATGATTTACCTTTATTTAATATGATGGGAGAAAAAGCTACAATGTCAGCAGGTATTGTTGTTTGTAATCCGAAGTTAAATTTGTCGCTTGTTCTTGACGAGGTAAGAAAAGCAGAAAAAGAAGCAAAAAATGAAGGAAGAAACAGATTTTCTCTAAGAACAATTAGAAGAAGTGGAAAAATAACTAATTTAGTGTTTGAGTGGGAGTATTTAAGTAAATCAAAAGAAGTTTTTGATATTTTAGATGAGGTAGAATTTGTATACTCATTATTTGAAAAAAACGAAACAAAAAAAGAAAAGTCATATAATTCATTCTTTCGAAGGTTAAAAGTTGAATATGAAAAGTTGGAAATTAGTAAAAAAGAATTTATAGAACAGGTAATTCCTTATGTGTTAAAACGAATAAAAAAGATCAAAGGAATAGAAAAAGTTATAGAAGTACTAGAAAAATATGTTCAAATCTTGGAAGAAAATAGTAAAAATTTTGAAAACAACAACCTTGAAAAATTTATTGATCTATTATTAGAGTACGAATACATAAAAAGGAAGGTTGATAAATATGAGTAA
- the cmr3 gene encoding type III-B CRISPR module-associated protein Cmr3, whose protein sequence is MSKVKVLKFIPIDWVSFRKSKNFSTFENTIFPNIKTFYGAIFSAYFRKRGTKNAIKEIEKMIEEKLINLIGPFIVSERNEIYFRKPANLKLRKICKNENSCEYEYEYYKGFPCQDSFAVDDKNLRYIKYSNIDNLSEEGITFISISDLETFKKSSDKKLYLNLHKYNKNLPFSIERKVGIALDNKKRMVDKEHGAFYLLSTYRFRDGAGFGVFIDEKTEQFLNENKINTVNIGSKGKLARLEIFEIETDLFSKESSSKIKGLMLLTPAVFKNGFLPTSEYIRQKIVAVCNYKPEVYSGWDLKKNKPGKMFRIVPPGSVFFTEEKYLENLELTEEFNEYNYGKFIVLENCE, encoded by the coding sequence ATGAGTAAAGTAAAGGTTCTTAAATTTATACCTATAGATTGGGTTTCTTTCAGAAAGTCAAAAAATTTTTCAACTTTTGAAAATACAATTTTTCCAAATATTAAAACTTTTTACGGTGCAATATTTTCAGCTTACTTTAGAAAAAGGGGAACTAAAAATGCTATAAAAGAAATAGAAAAAATGATTGAAGAAAAATTAATAAATTTAATCGGGCCATTTATTGTTTCGGAAAGAAATGAAATATATTTTAGAAAGCCGGCTAATTTAAAACTCAGAAAAATTTGTAAAAATGAAAATTCATGCGAATATGAGTATGAGTATTATAAAGGATTTCCATGTCAAGACTCTTTTGCTGTTGATGACAAGAATTTGAGATATATAAAATATAGTAATATAGATAATCTTTCAGAAGAAGGAATAACTTTTATTTCGATAAGTGATCTTGAAACTTTTAAAAAGTCTTCAGACAAAAAATTATATTTAAACTTACACAAATACAACAAAAATTTACCTTTTAGTATAGAAAGAAAAGTTGGTATAGCACTAGATAATAAAAAAAGAATGGTAGATAAGGAGCATGGGGCATTTTATTTATTATCAACCTACCGTTTTAGAGATGGGGCAGGATTTGGGGTTTTTATTGATGAAAAGACTGAGCAGTTTTTAAATGAAAATAAAATTAACACAGTAAATATTGGAAGTAAAGGTAAATTGGCAAGATTAGAAATTTTCGAAATTGAAACTGATTTGTTTTCTAAAGAAAGCAGTAGTAAGATTAAAGGATTGATGCTTTTAACTCCTGCCGTTTTTAAAAATGGATTTCTTCCAACGAGCGAATATATCAGGCAAAAAATTGTTGCTGTTTGCAATTACAAGCCTGAGGTTTATTCTGGATGGGATTTAAAGAAAAACAAGCCAGGTAAAATGTTTAGAATTGTTCCACCAGGCTCAGTTTTTTTTACTGAAGAAAAGTATTTAGAAAATTTAGAATTAACTGAGGAATTTAATGAATATAATTATGGAAAGTTTATAGTATTAGAAAATTGTGAATAG
- the cmr4 gene encoding type III-B CRISPR module RAMP protein Cmr4 — MNHEVGRIGFFYAVTQIHAGKGFDVGIVDQPIQREIHTRFPVINGVKGAIRNEISRLININYNDITQIFGTEFQDNEASEAGKVSFSEGKLAFYPVRSIDRGIVWITCPLILSRLKIAFDVVGLEEFKKLIEKINISYKEDYKALSTINDSKICLEEFEQDIEYSEDLMSFVNHLRNIFPDERLFERFSSNLVILSDEDFSYFVTNSTEVIARIRINPQKRTVDKGALWYEEYIPQDSVLFFISKLLVNDADYLLKKIDELNSKFLNIGGNASIGKGIVYISFLPFKGEDKNEK; from the coding sequence ATGAATCATGAAGTAGGAAGAATAGGATTTTTTTATGCTGTTACACAGATACATGCTGGGAAAGGTTTTGATGTTGGAATAGTTGATCAACCAATTCAAAGAGAGATTCATACAAGATTTCCTGTAATAAATGGTGTTAAGGGGGCAATTAGAAATGAGATAAGCAGGTTAATAAATATAAATTATAATGACATTACACAAATTTTTGGAACGGAATTTCAAGACAACGAAGCATCCGAAGCTGGTAAGGTAAGTTTTTCAGAGGGGAAATTAGCTTTTTATCCCGTTAGAAGTATCGATAGAGGAATTGTATGGATAACTTGTCCGTTAATTTTATCTAGATTAAAAATAGCATTTGACGTTGTTGGACTAGAAGAATTTAAAAAACTAATTGAGAAAATAAATATAAGTTATAAAGAGGATTATAAAGCATTGTCAACAATCAATGATTCTAAAATTTGCTTGGAAGAATTTGAGCAAGACATTGAGTATTCTGAAGATTTAATGAGTTTTGTAAATCATTTAAGAAATATTTTTCCTGATGAAAGACTTTTTGAGAGATTTTCTAGTAATTTAGTTATTTTAAGTGATGAAGATTTTTCATATTTTGTTACTAATAGTACAGAAGTTATTGCAAGAATAAGAATTAACCCTCAAAAACGAACAGTTGATAAAGGAGCATTATGGTATGAGGAATATATTCCACAAGATTCTGTGTTGTTTTTTATTTCAAAATTACTAGTTAATGACGCAGATTATTTATTAAAAAAAATTGATGAATTAAATTCAAAATTTTTAAATATAGGTGGTAATGCTTCAATAGGGAAGGGGATCGTTTATATTTCATTTTTACCTTTTAAGGGGGAAGATAAAAATGAGAAATAA
- the cmr5 gene encoding type III-B CRISPR module-associated protein Cmr5, producing the protein MRNKIEIKNFSQNKIKENLKEMESNNELKKSYKSLVKSLGALVLQNGLYASIVFIISKTKDKNNYYYVLKDIQKFLKEYFKDSYVVNNKDIKDIKQEVLEFLESESFKKAYKQFSEQFIEFIKWHRRYVDIYIDID; encoded by the coding sequence ATGAGAAATAAAATTGAAATAAAGAACTTTTCTCAAAATAAAATAAAAGAAAATTTAAAGGAAATGGAAAGTAATAATGAATTAAAAAAAAGTTATAAAAGTTTAGTGAAAAGTTTAGGTGCGTTAGTTTTGCAGAATGGGTTATACGCTTCAATAGTTTTTATTATTTCTAAAACAAAAGATAAAAATAATTACTATTATGTACTAAAAGATATTCAAAAATTTTTAAAAGAATATTTTAAGGATAGTTATGTAGTAAACAATAAAGATATTAAAGATATTAAACAAGAAGTATTAGAATTTTTAGAAAGTGAATCTTTCAAAAAAGCTTATAAACAATTTTCGGAACAATTTATAGAATTTATAAAATGGCATAGGAGATATGTTGATATCTACATTGATATTGATTAA
- the cmr6 gene encoding type III-B CRISPR module RAMP protein Cmr6, which yields MKVGYKEDLGNKNIKSFSLFYDKYVYYNLHKNLSKKKNEDKLKDLNNILKVFFNNNRYIYENSKILNDVFSKALKQLQTSGYQIYEKSFELSSPLLIGSGIPSAYEVGIYLNRNYGLPVIPGQSIKGSFKAFLDEIDENDLIFFGNNENSSEIFFFDAVPEKYKLGIDILNPHFKEYYLSENVPNDVYQPVPINFISVFEGTYVFRYVIVSEKNDDNKNKKISEYFEEFLTIYGIGAKTSMGYGRFKK from the coding sequence ATGAAGGTGGGTTATAAAGAAGATTTGGGTAATAAAAATATTAAATCATTTAGTTTGTTTTATGATAAGTATGTTTATTATAATTTACATAAAAATTTATCTAAAAAGAAAAATGAGGATAAATTAAAAGATTTAAATAATATACTTAAAGTATTTTTCAATAATAATAGATATATTTATGAAAATTCAAAAATTTTAAATGATGTATTTTCGAAAGCTTTAAAGCAGCTTCAAACTTCAGGGTATCAAATATATGAAAAAAGTTTTGAGTTGAGTTCTCCCTTGTTAATTGGTTCAGGTATTCCTTCAGCTTACGAAGTTGGAATTTATTTAAATAGAAATTATGGCTTGCCTGTTATTCCAGGACAATCTATTAAAGGGTCATTTAAAGCATTTTTAGATGAAATTGATGAAAACGATCTTATTTTTTTTGGAAATAATGAGAATTCTTCTGAAATTTTCTTTTTCGATGCTGTCCCAGAAAAATACAAATTAGGAATTGATATTTTAAATCCACATTTTAAGGAGTACTATTTGAGCGAAAATGTGCCAAACGATGTTTATCAACCTGTTCCAATTAATTTTATTAGTGTATTTGAAGGAACATATGTATTTAGATATGTTATAGTATCAGAAAAAAATGATGATAATAAAAATAAAAAAATATCAGAATATTTTGAAGAATTTCTAACTATATATGGAATAGGTGCAAAAACTTCTATGGGTTATGGTAGATTTAAAAAGTGA
- a CDS encoding transcription repressor NadR, with translation MKERLKKILSILENSNKPVKGRDLAEVLKVSRQVIVQDISVLKTKGYKIYSTREGYILEKKRDVVRKMIAVKHSEDEIYDELLKIVKAGGKVIDVIVEHPLYGEIKGRLDIETMDDISKFMALMESSNATPLLKLSGGVHIHTIEAPNKKIMNDVLDAISKYLLGVEK, from the coding sequence ATGAAAGAAAGATTAAAAAAAATATTAAGTATTTTAGAAAATTCAAATAAGCCAGTTAAAGGAAGAGATTTGGCAGAAGTTTTAAAAGTAAGTAGACAAGTTATCGTTCAAGATATATCTGTGTTAAAGACAAAAGGATATAAGATTTATTCAACCAGAGAAGGATACATTTTAGAAAAAAAGAGAGATGTTGTAAGAAAGATGATTGCCGTAAAACATAGTGAAGATGAAATATATGATGAGCTGTTAAAAATTGTTAAAGCTGGTGGGAAGGTAATAGATGTTATTGTCGAGCATCCTCTATATGGTGAAATAAAAGGAAGGCTTGATATAGAAACTATGGATGATATTTCAAAATTTATGGCACTGATGGAGAGTTCTAATGCAACTCCTCTATTAAAATTGTCTGGAGGAGTTCATATACATACTATTGAAGCACCCAACAAAAAAATAATGAATGATGTTTTGGATGCAATAAGTAAATATTTATTGGGGGTGGAAAAATGA